In a genomic window of Roseiflexus castenholzii DSM 13941:
- a CDS encoding glycoside hydrolase family 1 protein, translating to MTIQYDIGLSTHTRQHIRLPEPLRFPPGFLWGTATSAHQVEGQNTNNQWWVWEQQGRCWHGDVSGDACGWWRDAEGDLDRAAALGTNAHRMSIEWSRIEPEEGRFDRRAIRRYRNIIGGIIRRGMTPMITLHHFTNPLWIEARGAWLNPATPRRFAQFVAYAVEELGDLCNLWCTVNEPTVYAALSYLQGVWPPGRRNIIQALRVFANLMRGHELAAQTVRKQHPAHRVGIVHHKRVLDPASPAGHDVLTTVMYDYLVNGLVLRRLRETSDFFGLNYYSRDHIAFDLRRPYHLFIRRFTPPHFEQSDAGMEGAFGEIYPNGLYRALKRVYRWLKLPIYVTETGLPDADDNQRPRFLLNHLESVHRAIQEGVDVRGVFVWSLVDNFEWAEGWGLRFGLYALDERTGERRMRPSAALYAIITRANAIPAPGAL from the coding sequence ATGACGATCCAGTACGATATTGGTCTTTCCACCCACACCCGCCAGCACATCCGCTTGCCTGAACCGCTCCGCTTCCCGCCAGGCTTTCTATGGGGAACCGCCACCAGCGCGCATCAGGTTGAAGGGCAGAATACCAATAACCAGTGGTGGGTTTGGGAGCAGCAAGGGCGCTGTTGGCATGGTGACGTTTCCGGTGATGCCTGTGGTTGGTGGCGCGACGCTGAAGGCGACCTGGATCGAGCCGCTGCGCTTGGCACAAACGCCCATCGTATGTCTATCGAATGGAGTCGCATCGAGCCGGAAGAAGGACGCTTCGACCGTCGCGCGATCCGCCGCTATCGCAACATCATCGGCGGCATCATCAGGCGCGGGATGACGCCGATGATTACGCTCCACCATTTCACCAATCCGCTCTGGATCGAGGCGCGAGGCGCATGGTTGAACCCGGCAACGCCCAGACGGTTTGCGCAATTCGTCGCGTATGCAGTCGAAGAATTGGGCGATCTCTGTAATCTCTGGTGCACCGTCAACGAACCGACGGTCTACGCGGCGTTGAGTTATCTCCAGGGTGTCTGGCCCCCTGGACGGCGCAATATTATCCAGGCGTTGCGGGTCTTCGCCAATTTGATGCGCGGGCACGAACTAGCGGCGCAGACGGTGCGCAAGCAGCATCCGGCGCACCGTGTTGGCATTGTGCATCACAAGCGGGTCCTTGATCCGGCTTCGCCTGCCGGTCACGATGTGCTGACGACGGTGATGTATGATTATCTGGTCAATGGACTGGTGTTGCGGCGGCTGCGCGAAACGTCCGATTTCTTCGGGCTGAATTACTATAGCCGCGATCACATCGCCTTTGACCTGCGCCGTCCGTACCATCTGTTCATTCGCCGCTTCACGCCGCCGCACTTTGAGCAGAGCGACGCGGGCATGGAGGGCGCGTTTGGCGAAATCTATCCCAACGGTCTGTACCGCGCGCTCAAACGGGTCTACCGCTGGCTGAAACTACCGATCTATGTGACCGAAACCGGTCTGCCGGATGCGGACGATAATCAGCGCCCGCGCTTTCTGCTCAATCACCTGGAATCGGTGCATCGCGCGATCCAGGAGGGTGTCGATGTGCGTGGCGTCTTCGTCTGGTCGCTGGTGGATAATTTTGAGTGGGCAGAGGGATGGGGGCTGCGCTTCGGACTGTATGCGCTCGATGAGCGCACCGGTGAGCGGCGGATGCGTCCTTCCGCTGCGCTCTACGCGATCATCACCCGCGCAAATGCGATTCCTGCGCCGGGGGCGTTGTGA
- a CDS encoding O-methyltransferase — MHKQWAAVDDYIAGLFPSDPVLDAVLRATRDAGMPQINVSPVQGRLLHVLALACNARNILEIGTLAGYSAIWMARALPADGKLISLEFDPKHADVARANIVRAGLADRVDVRLGTALDILPQLAAEGAGPFDLIFIDADKINLTTYFDWAVCLARPGSLIVVDNVIRGGDVLDAASDDAGLQGVRRFNEAIAADPRVTATILQMVGSKGHDGLALAVVRG; from the coding sequence ATGCACAAGCAGTGGGCTGCCGTCGATGACTACATAGCCGGTCTGTTTCCGTCGGACCCGGTGCTCGACGCTGTGCTGCGCGCAACGCGCGACGCCGGGATGCCGCAGATCAATGTCTCGCCGGTTCAAGGGCGATTGCTGCACGTTCTGGCGCTGGCATGCAACGCAAGAAACATCCTGGAAATCGGAACGCTGGCGGGCTATAGCGCGATCTGGATGGCGCGCGCGCTGCCAGCCGATGGAAAACTGATCTCGCTGGAGTTCGATCCGAAACACGCCGATGTTGCGCGCGCCAACATTGTGCGTGCTGGTCTTGCCGACCGCGTGGACGTGCGTCTGGGAACGGCGTTGGACATCCTGCCGCAGTTGGCGGCGGAGGGCGCAGGACCGTTCGACCTGATCTTTATCGATGCCGACAAGATCAATCTGACGACTTACTTCGATTGGGCGGTGTGCCTGGCGCGTCCCGGCAGCCTGATTGTCGTCGATAATGTCATCCGTGGCGGCGACGTGCTGGATGCTGCGAGCGACGATGCCGGGTTGCAGGGGGTGCGCCGCTTCAACGAGGCGATTGCCGCCGATCCGCGCGTGACGGCGACGATCCTGCAAATGGTCGGCAGCAAGGGGCACGATGGGCTGGCGCTGGCCGTGGTGAGGGGGTAA
- a CDS encoding oxidoreductase, with protein sequence MYDILFEPVRIGPVTAPNRFYQVPHCNGMGYRMPRALAEMRRVKAEGGWGVVCTEEVEIHHSSDLAPFFEGRLWSDDDIPALALMAEAVHRHGALAGIELTHNGHDALNYYSRATSFGPRSMGLMGGTGFEPGQCRRMDREDIRNLRRWHRNAALRAKRAGFDIIYCYAGHGLSLAMHFLLRRFNDRTDEYGGSLTNRVRLFRDLIEDTKDAVGDRCAVAVRMAVDELLGDEGLSSQGEAYEIVAMLAELPDLWDVNISAWSNDSASSRFEKEGFQEPYIAFVKQLTSKPVVGVGRYTSPEAMVSAVRRGILDFIGAARPSIADPFLPRKIQEGRTEDIRECIGCNICVSGDNKCVPIRCTQNPTMGEEWRRGWHPETIAPKCSDAEVLVIGAGPAGLECARALGQRGYQVALVEARREPGGRVAREARLPGLSEWRRVIDWRLTQIARMPNVQLLPGNPMTAADVLESGYEHVIIATGAIWRRDGVGRTVYHPVPGCDLLHVYTPDDIMDGRLPTGRVVIYDDDHYYMGGVLAELLACRGCGVTLCTPAPLVSHWSQFTLEQERIERRLRDLGVAIHTRSALSAVHVGAVTVRDIAASRLTDLACDSVVMVADRAPRDALATDLAPARADGRLRTLRLIGDANAPHIIAQAVFAGHLAAREFDEMPDADVPPFAREFIPLNVQS encoded by the coding sequence ATGTACGATATTCTCTTTGAGCCGGTGCGGATTGGACCGGTGACCGCGCCAAATCGTTTTTACCAGGTTCCGCATTGCAACGGCATGGGGTACCGCATGCCGCGCGCGCTGGCTGAAATGCGCCGCGTCAAAGCCGAAGGCGGCTGGGGCGTTGTCTGCACAGAAGAAGTCGAGATCCATCATTCCAGTGATCTGGCGCCGTTCTTCGAGGGGCGGCTGTGGAGCGACGATGACATTCCGGCGCTGGCGCTGATGGCGGAAGCCGTGCATCGTCACGGCGCGCTGGCGGGGATCGAACTGACCCACAATGGCCACGATGCGCTTAACTATTACTCCCGCGCCACATCGTTCGGTCCACGCTCGATGGGCTTGATGGGGGGCACAGGCTTCGAGCCGGGGCAGTGCCGCCGGATGGACCGCGAGGATATTCGGAATCTGCGCCGCTGGCACCGGAATGCCGCACTGCGCGCGAAACGCGCCGGCTTCGACATTATCTACTGTTACGCCGGGCATGGCTTGAGCCTGGCGATGCACTTCCTGCTGCGCCGCTTCAACGACCGCACCGACGAGTATGGCGGCAGCCTGACCAACCGTGTACGCCTTTTCCGCGATTTAATCGAGGACACAAAGGACGCCGTCGGCGACCGCTGCGCAGTGGCGGTGCGGATGGCGGTTGATGAACTGCTCGGTGATGAAGGTCTCAGCAGTCAGGGGGAGGCGTATGAGATCGTTGCCATGCTCGCGGAACTCCCCGATCTGTGGGATGTCAATATCTCTGCGTGGAGCAACGACTCGGCGTCGTCGCGCTTTGAGAAGGAAGGGTTCCAGGAGCCGTACATTGCCTTCGTCAAACAATTGACGAGCAAACCGGTGGTTGGCGTGGGACGCTACACCTCGCCGGAGGCGATGGTGTCGGCGGTGCGGCGCGGCATTCTCGACTTCATCGGCGCAGCGCGTCCGTCGATTGCCGATCCCTTCCTGCCGCGCAAAATCCAGGAAGGACGCACCGAAGATATTCGCGAGTGCATCGGATGCAATATTTGCGTCTCCGGCGACAATAAGTGTGTGCCGATCCGCTGCACCCAGAATCCAACAATGGGCGAGGAATGGCGGCGCGGGTGGCATCCTGAAACGATTGCTCCAAAGTGCAGCGATGCAGAAGTCCTGGTCATCGGGGCGGGTCCTGCCGGACTGGAGTGCGCCAGGGCGCTCGGTCAGCGCGGCTATCAGGTGGCGCTGGTCGAGGCGCGGCGTGAACCGGGCGGGCGGGTGGCGCGTGAGGCGCGCCTTCCCGGTTTGAGCGAATGGCGGCGTGTGATCGACTGGCGCTTGACGCAGATCGCCCGTATGCCGAACGTGCAATTGCTGCCGGGAAATCCGATGACCGCCGCCGATGTGTTGGAAAGCGGGTATGAGCACGTGATCATCGCAACCGGTGCGATCTGGCGGCGCGATGGCGTGGGACGCACGGTGTACCATCCCGTTCCCGGCTGCGATCTGTTGCACGTCTATACACCCGATGACATTATGGACGGACGCCTGCCGACAGGTCGCGTGGTAATCTACGATGACGATCACTATTACATGGGCGGCGTGCTGGCGGAATTGCTCGCGTGTCGGGGGTGTGGCGTCACGCTCTGCACGCCGGCGCCGCTGGTGTCGCACTGGTCGCAGTTCACACTGGAACAGGAACGCATCGAGCGTCGGTTGCGCGACCTTGGTGTTGCCATCCATACGCGCAGCGCCCTCAGCGCCGTTCACGTTGGCGCCGTCACGGTACGTGACATTGCCGCGAGTCGTCTGACCGATCTGGCATGTGATTCGGTGGTGATGGTCGCCGATCGCGCGCCGCGCGACGCACTGGCGACCGACCTGGCGCCGGCGCGAGCCGACGGTCGTCTCCGTACTCTGCGGCTCATCGGCGATGCCAACGCGCCGCACATCATCGCGCAGGCGGTGTTTGCCGGGCACCTGGCGGCGCGCGAGTTCGATGAGATGCCGGATGCCGATGTGCCGCCGTTTGCACGAGAGTTTATTCCGTTGAACGTTCAATCTTGA